One part of the Gossypium raimondii isolate GPD5lz chromosome 1, ASM2569854v1, whole genome shotgun sequence genome encodes these proteins:
- the LOC105780896 gene encoding uncharacterized protein LOC105780896 → MKPKSQADPNPANCLFLCVGTNYPTLLSSSSPNNLAHRYSAQDCKSKFSILSIAMSCLHCYSPFLPLNSQLKHKQKLKAKRYLRLFSTESAPNQVLQTRNVNSRTNATSNPLFIAAKVPPSQSGDITVFLETSALLLVVYFLANFVAPYFISKYFEFDKIGEDQKGSENNDNKGR, encoded by the exons ATGAAACCCAAATCACAAGCTGACCCAAACCCAGCAAATTGTTTGTTTCTATGCGTTGGGACAAATTATCCCACTTTATTATCCTCTTCTTCCCCAAACAATCTAGCCCATCGTTATTCTGCTCAAGACTGTAAgtctaaattttcaattctgAGTATCGCGATGAGCTGCCTCCATTGTTATTCTCCATTTCTTCCCTTGAATTCCCAGCTTAAACACAAACAGAAACTGAAAGCCAAACGATATCTTCGGCTTTTCAGCACTGAATCAGCTCCGAACCAGGTTTTGCAGACCCGAAACGTGAATTCGAGGACAAATGCTACCTCCAATCCCCTTTTTATTGCTGCTAAAGTTCCTCCATCTCAATCTGGTGATATTACTGTCTTTCTCGAAACAAG TGCATTACTTCTGGTTGTTTACTTCTTAGCGAATTTTGTGGCACCTTATTTCATCTCCAAGTATTTTGAATTCGACAAGATTGGGGAAGACCAGAAGGGAAGTGAAAATAATGATAACAAAGGAAGATGA
- the LOC128039832 gene encoding uncharacterized protein LOC128039832 yields MESTALNERMARWQILLFEFDIIYVNQKAVKGSAIAEFLASRALEDYEPLNFNFPNEDLMYVATAEEDSHENHPWKLNFDGASNVVGNGIGAVLVSSDGDHYPFTSKLEFDCTNNMAEYESCIMGIRVAIEQKIKLLEVYRDSALVIYQLKGEWETRDPKLVRYQKLVLELIDEFNSVTFCYLLRDENQMADALATLASMIKVNKPEDMKPIQISIHETPASCYSIEEEENDDHPWYQDILQYVKNCEYPDHVIENDKRTLRGLAIDYVLDVEILYKRGKDKVLLRCVDAVEAKKILEEVYEGICGMHANGFTMAK; encoded by the coding sequence atggagtcaacggCGTTGAACGAAAGGATGGCTAGATGGCAGATCCtactatttgaatttgatataatctaTGTAAATCAGAAAGCTGTCAAAGGGAGCGCGATAGCTGAATTTTTGGCtagcagagctttagaagattACGAACCTCTGAATTTTAATTTCCCGAATGAAgacttgatgtatgtggcaactGCTGAAGAGGATTCCCACGAAAATCATCCTtggaagttaaattttgatggagcttcGAATGTTGTAggcaatggaattggggcagtcttggtgTCCTCCgatggagatcattatccttttactAGTAAATTGGAATTCGATTGCACCAATAACATGGCTGAATATGAATCTTGTATCATGGGCATTCGGGTAGCCATAGAGCAAAAAATTAAGTTACTAGAAGTATACAGAGACTCTGCATTAGTAATATACCAGCTtaaaggggaatgggaaacgagagaCCCAAAGTTAGTCCGCTATCAAAAATTGGTTCTGGAATTGATTGATGAGTTTAACAGTGTCACCTTTTGTTATCTCCTACGGGATGAaaaccagatggctgatgctTTGGCTACCCTAGCCTCTATGATCAAAGTGAACAAACCAGAAGATATGAAGCCTATTCAGATCAGCATTCATGAGACCCCAGCTTCTTGCTACAGTATTGAAGAAGAGGAAAATGATGACCATCCATGGTACCAAGACATACTACAATATGTAAAGAACTGTGAATACCCCGACCATGTGATAGAAAATGACAAAAGGACACTGAGGGGACTGGCTATTGATTATGTCCTAGATGTGGAGATTTTgtacaaaaggggaaaggataAAGTATTGTTAAGATGCGTGGATGCTGTGGAGgctaagaaaattttggaagaagtcTATGAAGGTATCTGTGGAATGCATGCTAATGGTTTTACTATGGCTAAATAG
- the LOC105780904 gene encoding glycine-rich protein 5, with translation MASILFFLLYKSFFLPPVLIKVILFKCYLDLPKMTASFSFKVLLVLFLGALVCATSARKLTGGFEEEKNLFHRRPRFGGGLGGGGGGGFGGGGGGGLGGGAGFGGGAGAGGGVGGGGGLGGGGGGGFGGGGGGGVGGGAGGGFGGGAGGGAGGGFGGGGGFGGGAGAGGGFGGGAGAGGGLGGGLP, from the coding sequence ATggcttcaattcttttctttttactataTAAATCCTTCTTCCTGCCCCCAGTTCTCATCAAAGTCATCTTGTTTAAGTGTTACCTAGACTTACCAAAGATGAcagcttctttttcttttaaggttcttcttgttttgtttcttggtgcACTTGTTTGCGCCACTAGTGCTAGGAAGCTTACGGGTGGATTTGAGGAAGAGAAAAACCTCTTCCATCGTCGGCCGAGGTTTGGGGGTGGATTAGGAGGAGGAGGTGGTGGAGGGTTTGGTGGTGGAGGTGGAGGAGGGCTAGGTGGTGGAGCTGGATTTGGGGGGGGCGCTGGTGCTGGTGGTGGCGTTGGTGGAGGTGGTGGGCTTGGAGGAGGTGGTGGTGGAGGGTTCGGAGGAGGTGGTGGCGGTGGAGTAGGTGGTGGTGCTGGCGGTGGGTTTGGAGGTGGAGCTGGAGGTGGAGCTGGAGGTGGCTTCGGTGGAGGAGGTGGGTTTGGCGGTGGAGCTGGTGCAGGTGGTGGGTTTGGCGGTGGAGCCGGTGCAGGTGGTGGGCTTGGAGGAGGATTGCCATGA
- the LOC105780918 gene encoding uncharacterized protein LOC105780918, which translates to MHLFLSLLLLSEMTLLFALVFSSSKLRELITMMLDKIVEGKGGAISLPVLATLTVVFISMVYDAKGIWTEDVVLNAADEVLMVNLVLKATLMGFALYLALITYGFHKYIKGSRPWEAAKEKKSI; encoded by the exons ATGCATCTCTTCTTGTCTCTGCTTCTTTTATCTGAAATGACTCTTCTTTTTGCGCTTGTCTTCAGTTCTTCTAAGCTAAGGGAACTGATAACGATGATGTTAGACAAAATAGTAGAAGGGAAAGGTGGTGCGATTTCATTGCCTGTTCTGGCAACTTTGACTGTTGTTTTCATCTCCATGGTATACGATGCGAAAGGGATATGGACAGAAGATGTTGTTCTTAATGCTGCCGATGAGGTTCTAATGGTGAATCTAGTTCTAAAAGCAAccctaatgg GGTTTGCTTTATACCTTGCACTGATTACATATGGATTCCACAAATATATCAAAGGATCCAGACCATGGGAGGCAGCTAAAGAGAAGAAATCTATATAA